In the genome of Streptomyces sp. V2I9, one region contains:
- the cysC gene encoding adenylyl-sulfate kinase, giving the protein MTTDQEMSMSVTETGATIWLTGLPSAGKTTIAYELAGRLRTEGHKVEVLDGDEIREFLSAGLGFSREDRHTNVARIGFVAELLAANGVKVLVPVIAPFADSREAVRKRHAAESTTYLEVHVATPVEVCSVRDVKGLYAKQAAGEISGLTGVDDPYEAPESPDLRIESHQQTVQESAAALHALLTERGLA; this is encoded by the coding sequence ATGACGACTGATCAGGAGATGTCGATGAGCGTGACGGAGACGGGGGCCACGATCTGGCTCACCGGTCTGCCGAGCGCGGGCAAGACCACCATCGCGTATGAGCTGGCGGGCCGGCTGCGGACCGAGGGCCACAAGGTGGAGGTGCTCGACGGCGACGAGATCCGCGAGTTCCTCTCGGCGGGCCTCGGCTTCTCCCGCGAGGACCGGCACACCAACGTGGCCCGGATCGGCTTCGTCGCCGAACTGCTCGCCGCCAACGGCGTGAAGGTGCTGGTCCCCGTCATCGCCCCGTTCGCCGACAGCCGCGAGGCCGTCCGCAAGCGGCACGCCGCCGAGTCCACCACCTACCTGGAGGTGCACGTCGCCACGCCCGTCGAGGTGTGCTCCGTACGCGATGTGAAGGGGCTGTACGCCAAGCAGGCGGCCGGCGAGATCAGCGGGCTCACCGGGGTCGACGACCCCTACGAGGCCCCCGAATCGCCCGACCTGCGGATCGAGTCGCACCAGCAGACCGTGCAGGAGTCAGCGGCGGCGCTCCACGCGCTGCTCACCGAGAGGGGCCTGGCGTGA
- a CDS encoding phosphoadenylyl-sulfate reductase produces the protein MTGTQLSDELTGEELRELAERAGRELEDASAAEILRWAAETFGPRFCVTSSMEDAVVAHLASRVMPGVDVVFLDTGYHFPETIGTRDAVDAVMDVRVLTITPRQTVAEQDAEYGAKLHDRDPDLCCALRKVKPLEDGLTAYAAWATGLRRDESPTRANTPVVGWDAKRRKVKVSPIARWTRDDVDAYVAEHGVLTNPLLMDGYASVGCAPCTRRVLEGEDARAGRWAGRGKTECGLHG, from the coding sequence ATGACGGGCACTCAGCTATCCGACGAGCTGACCGGCGAGGAACTCCGGGAGCTGGCCGAGCGGGCCGGACGGGAGCTGGAGGACGCCTCCGCCGCCGAGATCCTGCGATGGGCCGCCGAGACCTTCGGGCCGCGCTTCTGCGTCACCTCCTCGATGGAGGACGCGGTGGTCGCGCACCTGGCCTCCCGAGTGATGCCGGGCGTGGACGTGGTCTTCCTGGACACCGGCTACCACTTCCCGGAGACCATCGGGACCCGCGACGCGGTGGACGCGGTGATGGACGTCCGTGTCCTCACGATCACCCCGCGGCAGACGGTCGCCGAGCAGGACGCCGAGTACGGCGCGAAGCTGCACGACCGCGACCCGGACCTGTGCTGCGCGCTGCGGAAGGTGAAGCCGTTGGAGGACGGTCTCACCGCGTACGCGGCGTGGGCGACGGGCCTGCGCCGCGACGAGTCCCCGACCCGAGCGAACACCCCGGTCGTGGGCTGGGACGCCAAGCGCCGCAAGGTGAAGGTCTCCCCCATCGCCCGCTGGACCCGGGACGACGTGGACGCCTACGTCGCCGAGCACGGGGTGCTCACCAACCCGCTGCTGATGGACGGCTACGCCTCCGTCGGCTGCGCGCCCTGCACCCGCCGGGTGCTGGAGGGCGAGGACGCCAGGGCCGGACGCTGGGCCGGGCGCGGCAAGACCGAATGCGGACTGCACGGCTGA
- a CDS encoding nitrite/sulfite reductase gives MAATPDQPAPATPRRKAGRHRGEGQWAMGHHTPLNGNEQFKKDDDGLNVRTRIETIYSQRGFDSIDPNDLRGRMRWWGLYTQRKPGIDGGKTAVLEPEELDDKHFMLRVRIDGGRLTTRQLRVIGEISQEFARGTADLTDRQNVQYHWIRIEDVPEIWRRLEAVGLSTTEACGDTPRVILGSPVAGVAENEIIDGTPAIDEIQRRFIGNPDFSNLPRKFKTAISGSPHLDVAHEINDVAFVGVNHPEHGPGFDLWVGGGLSTNPKLGVRLGAWVPLDEVPDVYGGVIGIFRDYGYRRLRTRARLKFLVADWGPEKFRQVLQDEYLKRELIDGPAPEQPAGTWRDHLGVHRQKDGRFYVGFAARVGRVDGSTLTKIADLADQHGSGRVRTTAEQKMIVLDVAEEQVDSLVAGLEALDLKVTPSPFRRGTMACTGIEFCKLAIVETKARGAALIDELERRLPEFDHPITININGCPNACARIQVADIGLKGQLMLDANGDQVEGYQVHLGGALGLEAGFGRKVRGLKVTSAELPDYVERVLGRFQEEREDGERFATWAARAGAESLS, from the coding sequence ATGGCCGCCACCCCGGATCAGCCTGCGCCCGCCACGCCCCGCCGCAAGGCCGGACGCCACCGTGGCGAGGGCCAGTGGGCCATGGGCCACCACACCCCCCTGAACGGGAACGAGCAGTTCAAGAAGGACGACGACGGTCTCAACGTACGGACACGTATTGAGACGATCTACTCCCAGCGCGGCTTCGACTCCATCGACCCGAACGACCTGCGCGGACGCATGCGCTGGTGGGGCCTGTACACCCAGCGCAAGCCCGGTATCGACGGCGGCAAGACGGCCGTGCTGGAGCCGGAGGAGCTGGACGACAAGCACTTCATGCTGCGGGTCCGCATCGACGGCGGCCGGCTGACCACCCGCCAGCTGCGGGTGATCGGGGAGATCTCCCAGGAGTTCGCGCGCGGCACGGCGGACCTCACCGACCGGCAGAACGTGCAGTACCACTGGATCCGCATCGAGGACGTGCCGGAGATCTGGCGGCGGCTCGAAGCGGTGGGCCTGTCCACCACCGAGGCGTGCGGCGACACGCCGCGCGTCATCCTCGGCTCCCCCGTGGCGGGCGTCGCGGAGAACGAGATCATCGACGGCACCCCGGCCATCGACGAGATCCAGCGCCGGTTCATCGGCAACCCCGACTTCTCCAACCTGCCCCGCAAGTTCAAGACGGCGATCTCCGGCTCCCCACATCTGGACGTGGCGCACGAGATCAACGACGTCGCCTTCGTCGGCGTGAACCACCCGGAGCACGGCCCCGGCTTCGACCTCTGGGTCGGCGGCGGCCTCTCCACCAACCCGAAGCTCGGGGTGCGGCTCGGCGCCTGGGTACCGCTGGACGAGGTGCCCGACGTGTACGGCGGGGTCATCGGGATCTTCCGCGACTACGGCTACCGGCGGCTGCGCACCCGCGCCCGGCTGAAGTTCCTGGTCGCGGACTGGGGGCCCGAGAAGTTCCGCCAGGTCCTCCAGGACGAGTACCTCAAGCGCGAGCTGATCGACGGGCCCGCGCCCGAGCAGCCCGCCGGGACCTGGCGCGACCACCTCGGGGTGCACCGGCAGAAGGACGGCCGCTTCTACGTCGGTTTCGCCGCGCGGGTGGGCCGGGTCGACGGCTCCACGCTCACCAAGATCGCGGACCTGGCGGACCAGCACGGCTCCGGCCGGGTGCGGACCACCGCCGAGCAGAAGATGATCGTGCTGGACGTGGCCGAGGAGCAGGTCGACTCCCTGGTCGCCGGCCTGGAGGCCCTCGACCTCAAGGTCACCCCCTCCCCCTTCCGGCGCGGCACGATGGCCTGCACCGGCATCGAGTTCTGCAAGCTGGCGATCGTCGAGACGAAGGCGCGCGGTGCGGCCCTCATCGACGAACTGGAGCGTCGCCTCCCGGAGTTCGACCACCCCATCACCATCAACATCAACGGCTGCCCGAACGCCTGCGCCCGTATCCAGGTCGCGGACATCGGCCTCAAGGGCCAGTTGATGCTGGACGCGAACGGCGACCAGGTCGAGGGCTACCAGGTGCACCTCGGCGGTGCGCTCGGCCTGGAGGCCGGGTTCGGCCGCAAGGTCCGCGGCCTCAAGGTCACGTCGGCCGAACTGCCGGACTACGTCGAGCGGGTGCTCGGCCGCTTCCAGGAGGAACGTGAGGACGGCGAGCGGTTCGCCACCTGGGCGGCGCGTGCCGGTGCGGAGTCGCTGTCATGA
- a CDS encoding putative leader peptide has translation MPGTGIALVSRRHVDLGRMSSAICPVS, from the coding sequence ATGCCTGGAACTGGAATTGCCTTGGTGAGTCGACGCCACGTCGACCTCGGCCGCATGTCCAGCGCCATCTGTCCGGTGAGCTGA
- a CDS encoding GNAT family N-acetyltransferase: MSDTPQPAAPTTEVTVWSLEQTSPADLRPASAPEGDVRVVRSGVPSPEFSRFLYTAVGGDIRWTDRLGMTYAQWDEVLRRPGAETWVAYENGTPAGYVELDAQDDGVVEIVYFGLIPAFRGRRIGGHLLSYGVARAWDVAERWPGRAATKRVWLHTCSLDGPHAMDNYLRRGFRLFETKTEVEPEVATPGPWPGAH, encoded by the coding sequence ATGAGCGACACCCCGCAGCCCGCAGCCCCGACCACCGAGGTGACCGTCTGGTCGCTGGAGCAGACCTCGCCCGCCGATCTCCGCCCGGCGTCCGCACCGGAGGGCGACGTGCGCGTCGTCCGGTCCGGGGTCCCGTCACCGGAGTTCAGCCGGTTCCTGTACACCGCGGTGGGCGGGGACATCCGGTGGACCGACCGGCTGGGCATGACGTACGCCCAGTGGGACGAGGTCCTGCGGCGGCCCGGCGCGGAGACCTGGGTGGCGTACGAGAACGGCACGCCGGCCGGGTACGTCGAGCTGGACGCGCAGGACGACGGCGTGGTCGAAATCGTCTACTTCGGACTGATCCCGGCGTTCCGGGGCCGCCGGATCGGCGGGCACCTCCTGTCGTACGGGGTGGCGCGCGCCTGGGACGTGGCGGAGCGGTGGCCCGGGCGGGCGGCTACGAAGCGGGTGTGGCTGCACACCTGTTCCCTGGACGGCCCGCACGCGATGGACAACTACCTGCGGCGCGGCTTCCGGCTCTTCGAGACGAAGACCGAGGTGGAGCCGGAGGTGGCGACGCCGGGCCCGTGGCCCGGAGCGCACTGA
- a CDS encoding helix-turn-helix domain-containing protein: MTGTGSAGVARVTGQGAGRQTVRLLHRAREARLTGDQVSVAPRAEIDASWDRAVRCGLDPDQSPDSELLEADEIEHRRHSTALGELMPLLRAGLASIADAAQQIMVVTDTEGRVLWRQGNTGVLRRAHGICLEEGAAWTEAATGTNAIGTALAARVPIQVHSAEHFIRALHDWTCAAAPVRDPRDGRLLGIVDISGPASTFHPATLALVDSVARLAEAELRTRHLAEIERLRAVAAPILCRIGGRALAVDVHGRLAAVTGMAPVDRLPLPKSLRPGRVWLPSLGMCRVEPLPGGWLVQVGDGTAEGTPRRVVLDLSRPRALAVHLAGPLGNRTQRLSPRHAELLFALAAHREGRTASELARDLFGDATRTVTVRAEVSRLRRHLAEILAHRPYRFADGVEVEVVHPEHGADLLPHSMAPVVAEARRAAGVDRGNFGRAGTGGGGLSEGA; the protein is encoded by the coding sequence ATGACGGGCACAGGTTCTGCGGGGGTGGCAAGGGTGACGGGCCAGGGGGCGGGCCGCCAGACGGTCCGGTTGCTCCACCGGGCACGGGAGGCACGGCTGACCGGGGACCAGGTGTCCGTGGCGCCGCGGGCGGAGATCGACGCCTCGTGGGACCGGGCGGTGCGGTGCGGCCTCGACCCCGACCAGTCTCCGGACAGCGAGCTGCTGGAGGCCGACGAGATCGAGCACCGGCGGCACAGTACGGCGCTCGGCGAGCTGATGCCGTTGCTGCGGGCGGGGCTGGCCTCGATCGCGGACGCGGCGCAGCAGATCATGGTCGTGACCGACACCGAGGGCCGGGTGCTGTGGCGGCAGGGCAACACGGGGGTACTGCGCCGGGCGCACGGCATCTGCCTGGAGGAGGGGGCGGCCTGGACCGAGGCGGCGACGGGGACGAACGCGATCGGGACGGCGCTGGCCGCGCGGGTCCCGATCCAGGTCCACTCGGCCGAGCACTTCATCCGGGCGCTGCACGACTGGACCTGTGCGGCCGCTCCGGTCCGGGACCCGCGCGACGGGCGGCTGCTCGGGATCGTCGACATCAGCGGACCGGCCTCCACGTTCCATCCGGCGACCCTGGCCCTGGTCGACTCGGTGGCCCGGCTCGCGGAGGCCGAGCTCCGCACCCGCCACCTGGCGGAGATCGAGCGGCTGCGGGCGGTGGCCGCGCCGATCCTGTGCCGGATCGGCGGGCGGGCGCTGGCGGTGGACGTGCACGGGCGGCTGGCGGCGGTGACCGGGATGGCCCCGGTGGACCGGCTGCCGCTGCCGAAGTCGCTGCGGCCGGGCCGGGTGTGGCTGCCCTCGCTCGGCATGTGCCGGGTCGAGCCGCTGCCGGGCGGCTGGCTGGTGCAGGTGGGCGACGGCACGGCCGAGGGAACGCCGCGCCGGGTGGTGCTGGACCTGAGCCGGCCCCGGGCGCTCGCCGTGCATCTGGCCGGACCGCTCGGCAACCGTACGCAGCGGCTCTCGCCGCGCCATGCCGAGCTGCTGTTCGCACTGGCGGCGCACCGGGAGGGGCGGACGGCCTCGGAGCTGGCACGGGACCTCTTCGGGGACGCGACCCGGACGGTGACGGTCCGGGCGGAGGTCTCCCGGCTGCGGCGTCATCTGGCGGAGATCCTGGCCCACCGCCCGTACCGCTTCGCCGACGGGGTGGAGGTGGAGGTGGTCCACCCGGAGCACGGCGCGGATCTGCTGCCGCACTCGATGGCGCCGGTCGTGGCGGAGGCGCGCCGGGCGGCCGGAGTGGACCGAGGGAACTTCGGGCGAGCTGGCACCGGGGGCGGTGGGCTCTCCGAGGGTGCGTGA
- a CDS encoding acyl-CoA dehydrogenase family protein, which yields MAATTHTVTNQVPPLVGHDVFAADRALSEAVERHVAPAERAVALRELGELGRAAGSAQAREWGARANAYPPVLRTHDRYGHRVDEVEFDPAWHRLLGHAVSAGLTDAWGRPSGHLRRAAGFLVWTQAEAGHGCPLSMTHAAVPALRTDPALAAEWEPLLTSYVYEEGLRPAAGKAGVLFGMGMTEKQGGSDVRSNTTRAEPLPGGDGYLLTGHKWFCSAPMSDGFLVLAQAPGGLTCFLLPRVLPDGTRNVFSIQRLKDKLGNRSNASAEVEFDGTWARRVGEEGRGVRTIIEMVAATRFDCVVGSAALMRQAVSQAVHHSAYRRAFGGPLIDRPLMRNVLADLAVESEAATVLAMRLAAAYDADTEEERAFLRLAVPAAKFWVTKRCSAVVGEALECLGGNGYVEESGMPRLLREAPLNSIWEGSGNVQALDVLRALRREPEAFDAFLREVGRARGADHRLDAAVRELLTELADLAGAEGRARRLVERIALVLQGSLLVRWAPPEVADAFCASRLGGDWGSSFGTLPHSLDLASVVERARPSAP from the coding sequence ATGGCAGCTACCACCCACACCGTGACCAATCAGGTTCCGCCGCTGGTCGGCCATGATGTCTTCGCCGCCGACCGGGCCCTGTCCGAAGCCGTCGAGCGGCATGTCGCTCCCGCGGAGCGGGCGGTCGCGCTCCGGGAACTCGGTGAGCTCGGCCGGGCCGCCGGTTCCGCCCAGGCCCGGGAGTGGGGCGCGCGGGCGAACGCGTACCCACCTGTGCTGCGCACCCATGACCGGTACGGGCACCGCGTCGACGAGGTGGAGTTCGACCCGGCCTGGCACCGGTTGCTGGGCCATGCCGTGTCCGCCGGGCTGACGGACGCCTGGGGGCGGCCGTCGGGGCATCTGCGGCGCGCGGCGGGGTTCCTGGTCTGGACGCAGGCCGAGGCGGGGCACGGCTGCCCGCTGTCGATGACGCACGCCGCGGTGCCCGCGCTGCGGACCGATCCGGCGCTGGCGGCGGAGTGGGAGCCCCTGTTGACCTCGTACGTCTACGAGGAGGGGCTGCGGCCCGCGGCGGGGAAGGCCGGGGTGCTCTTCGGGATGGGCATGACGGAGAAGCAGGGCGGCAGCGACGTGCGGTCCAACACGACGCGGGCGGAGCCGCTGCCGGGCGGGGACGGATATCTGCTCACCGGGCACAAGTGGTTCTGTTCGGCGCCGATGTCGGACGGCTTCCTGGTGCTGGCACAGGCACCGGGCGGGCTGACCTGCTTCCTGCTGCCGCGGGTGCTCCCGGACGGCACGCGGAACGTCTTCTCGATCCAGCGGCTGAAGGACAAGCTGGGCAACCGGTCCAACGCCTCGGCCGAGGTCGAGTTCGACGGGACGTGGGCGCGCCGGGTCGGTGAGGAGGGGCGTGGGGTGCGCACCATCATCGAGATGGTGGCGGCCACCCGGTTCGACTGCGTGGTGGGGTCGGCGGCGCTGATGCGGCAGGCGGTGTCGCAGGCGGTCCATCACAGCGCGTACCGCAGGGCGTTCGGCGGGCCGCTGATCGACAGGCCGCTGATGCGCAACGTCCTGGCGGATCTGGCGGTGGAGTCGGAGGCGGCGACGGTGCTGGCGATGCGGCTGGCCGCCGCGTACGACGCGGACACCGAGGAGGAGCGGGCCTTTCTGCGGCTCGCGGTGCCCGCCGCGAAGTTCTGGGTCACCAAGCGCTGCTCGGCCGTGGTGGGCGAGGCGCTGGAGTGCCTGGGCGGCAACGGGTACGTGGAGGAGTCGGGGATGCCCCGGCTGCTGCGCGAGGCGCCGCTCAACTCGATCTGGGAGGGATCGGGCAATGTGCAGGCGCTGGACGTGCTGCGGGCGCTCCGGCGGGAGCCGGAGGCGTTCGACGCGTTCCTGCGGGAGGTGGGCAGGGCGCGCGGGGCGGATCACCGGCTGGACGCGGCGGTCAGGGAGCTGCTGACGGAGCTGGCCGATCTGGCGGGCGCGGAGGGGCGGGCCCGGCGACTGGTGGAGCGGATCGCCCTGGTGCTCCAGGGATCGCTGCTGGTCCGCTGGGCGCCGCCGGAGGTGGCGGACGCGTTCTGCGCCTCGCGCCTCGGCGGTGACTGGGGCTCGTCGTTCGGGACGCTGCCGCACAGCCTGGATCTGGCCTCGGTGGTGGAGCGGGCCCGGCCGTCCGCTCCGTAG
- a CDS encoding YihY/virulence factor BrkB family protein, translated as MQAANETPERPPGRLHRARALYRNVSKRRMAWHLLKDTVNSCIEYRILGLAAEAAFFTLLSLPPLLLGLIGLLGYVDEWTTTTTVASIERNILSASHTVLSERGVNDFAKPLLADVTTGARPDIISIGFAIALWSGSRAVNVFIDTITVMYGLDGHRGIVKTRLLAFLLYVVALLLGAVVLPLLVVGPDRVVEFVPWGTEVIAVLYWPLVILLTIAFLTTLYHVSVPVRSPWIEDVPGALVALAMWVLGSFLLRIYLTSTVEGPTIYGSLAAPIAVLLWIGISAFAVLVGAAVNAAIDRVWPSLATAAAREATERARAAQAAEFVARTRSAAYAGLGDEDDEDGGPAYMPSEFPERWSRFLPPDDVKSRLHATREKESKDAKGPSGATDAGEPPPR; from the coding sequence GTGCAGGCAGCAAACGAAACACCCGAGCGGCCACCGGGCCGGCTCCACCGGGCGCGAGCGCTCTACCGCAACGTCTCCAAGCGGCGCATGGCGTGGCATCTGCTCAAGGACACCGTCAACTCGTGCATCGAGTACCGCATCCTCGGACTCGCGGCCGAGGCGGCGTTCTTCACCCTGCTCTCGCTGCCCCCGCTGCTGCTCGGCCTGATCGGCCTGCTCGGTTACGTCGACGAGTGGACGACCACCACCACGGTCGCCTCCATCGAACGCAACATCCTCTCCGCCTCCCACACGGTGCTGTCCGAGCGCGGGGTCAACGACTTCGCCAAACCCCTGCTCGCCGACGTCACGACCGGGGCCCGCCCCGACATCATCTCCATCGGCTTCGCCATCGCCCTGTGGTCCGGCTCCCGCGCGGTGAACGTCTTCATCGACACCATCACCGTCATGTACGGCCTCGACGGCCACCGCGGCATCGTCAAGACCCGCCTGCTCGCCTTCCTGCTGTACGTCGTCGCCCTGCTGCTGGGCGCGGTGGTGCTGCCGCTGCTGGTCGTCGGACCGGACCGGGTGGTCGAGTTCGTGCCCTGGGGCACCGAGGTCATAGCCGTCCTGTACTGGCCGCTCGTGATACTGCTGACCATCGCGTTCCTCACGACGCTCTACCACGTGTCCGTGCCGGTGCGCTCGCCCTGGATCGAGGACGTACCCGGGGCGCTGGTGGCGCTCGCCATGTGGGTCCTCGGCAGCTTCCTCCTCCGGATCTACCTGACCAGCACCGTCGAGGGCCCGACCATCTACGGCTCCCTGGCGGCGCCCATCGCCGTCCTGCTGTGGATCGGCATCTCCGCCTTCGCGGTCCTGGTCGGCGCCGCGGTCAACGCGGCCATCGACCGGGTGTGGCCCTCGCTCGCCACGGCCGCCGCCCGCGAGGCCACCGAACGCGCCAGGGCCGCGCAGGCCGCCGAGTTCGTCGCCCGGACCCGCTCGGCCGCCTACGCCGGCCTGGGCGACGAGGACGACGAGGACGGCGGTCCCGCGTACATGCCCTCAGAGTTCCCCGAGCGCTGGTCCCGCTTCCTGCCGCCCGACGACGTGAAGTCCCGGCTGCACGCGACCCGCGAGAAGGAGTCCAAGGACGCCAAGGGACCCTCGGGGGCCACGGACGCCGGGGAGCCGCCCCCGCGTTAG
- a CDS encoding DUF6597 domain-containing transcriptional factor, which translates to MPRPRQRYQERPSRLDGAVVWTLDVPPGPRPAARSVLPDGCMDLIWTGGRLIVAGPDTHAFRVDPRTSGSCAAIRFGPGTAPVLLGVPAHELRDLRVDLAGLLPRTAVAALAGRIERAADPATALEDFALARSADTGPPDPLTAAVADRLRRGRSVADTAAEVGLGARQLHRRSLAAFGYGPKTLARVLRLQRALALVRTGLPYAEAACAAGCVDQAHLAREMRALAGTTLGAYFAPDEEAAPGAAARPDEDAESGAAAVPGEAVLSSEAANNDTPQPSGSSTTA; encoded by the coding sequence ATGCCCCGGCCACGCCAGCGGTACCAGGAGCGGCCGTCCCGGCTGGACGGCGCCGTCGTCTGGACGCTGGACGTCCCGCCCGGACCGCGCCCGGCCGCCCGGTCCGTCCTGCCGGACGGCTGCATGGACCTGATCTGGACCGGCGGCCGCCTGATCGTCGCCGGGCCCGACACCCACGCCTTCCGGGTCGACCCCCGCACCAGCGGTTCCTGCGCCGCGATCCGGTTCGGGCCCGGCACCGCCCCCGTACTCCTCGGCGTACCGGCGCACGAACTGCGCGACCTCCGGGTCGATCTGGCCGGACTCCTGCCCCGTACCGCCGTCGCGGCGCTCGCCGGACGGATCGAGCGGGCCGCCGACCCCGCCACCGCCCTGGAGGACTTCGCGCTCGCCCGGTCCGCCGACACCGGCCCGCCGGACCCGCTCACTGCGGCCGTCGCCGACCGGTTGCGCCGTGGCAGGTCCGTCGCGGACACGGCCGCGGAAGTCGGCCTCGGGGCCCGACAGCTGCACCGCCGCTCGCTCGCGGCCTTCGGTTACGGCCCCAAGACCCTGGCGCGCGTCCTCCGCCTCCAGCGCGCCCTGGCCCTCGTCCGCACCGGCCTCCCCTACGCGGAGGCGGCGTGCGCGGCAGGCTGCGTCGACCAGGCGCACCTGGCCCGCGAGATGCGCGCCCTGGCCGGTACGACGCTCGGCGCCTACTTCGCGCCGGACGAGGAGGCCGCGCCGGGGGCGGCGGCCCGGCCGGACGAGGACGCGGAGTCGGGGGCGGCGGCCGTTCCGGGGGAGGCGGTCCTCTCGTCCGAGGCGGCGAACAACGACACCCCGCAGCCGTCCGGGTCCAGCACGACCGCGTAG